A part of Paenibacillus sp. IHBB 10380 genomic DNA contains:
- a CDS encoding flagellar biosynthetic protein FliO, which produces MSGLDKPAGFPSATSPFLSIFYVIIVLAIIVALIILLIRFLGKKNRSWFNNRSVRILGGVGLGANKTLQIIEIGTSVYLVGVGEDIRLVDKISDPEEVAYIISAFEEESTRQQNMLIPGIMSIVDKFRKKDQSQEIELEEGTSFHEVFDSKLRRMSNRKEKMEEMMQEDNTTDRLRDS; this is translated from the coding sequence ATGAGTGGTTTAGATAAGCCCGCTGGATTTCCTAGTGCTACAAGTCCCTTTCTATCTATATTTTACGTTATTATTGTTTTGGCAATTATTGTGGCACTTATTATTTTGTTAATTCGTTTCTTAGGTAAGAAGAACAGATCTTGGTTTAACAACCGATCTGTTCGAATCCTTGGTGGTGTAGGTCTCGGAGCAAACAAAACATTGCAAATTATTGAGATCGGTACAAGTGTTTATTTGGTCGGTGTAGGCGAAGATATTCGCCTCGTTGACAAAATATCTGATCCTGAGGAAGTTGCTTACATAATATCAGCGTTTGAAGAAGAATCAACTCGACAGCAGAATATGTTGATTCCGGGCATCATGAGCATCGTTGATAAGTTCCGCAAAAAAGATCAGTCACAAGAAATAGAGCTTGAAGAAGGGACTTCCTTTCACGAAGTATTTGACTCCAAGCTGCGTCGTATGTCAAACCGCAAAGAAAAAATGGAAGAAATGATGCAGGAGGACAATACTACAGATCGGTTGAGGGATTCATGA
- a CDS encoding response regulator gives MANRILIVDDAAFMRMMIRDILTKNGFEVVGEAQDGAQAIEKFKEVRPDLITMDITMPEMDGIAALKEIKKIDPSAKVIMCSAMGQQAMVIDAIQAGAKDFIVKPFQSDRVVEAINKTLGV, from the coding sequence ATGGCAAACCGCATTTTAATTGTTGATGATGCTGCATTTATGAGAATGATGATTCGCGATATTTTGACTAAAAATGGTTTTGAGGTAGTAGGAGAGGCACAGGATGGTGCTCAAGCTATTGAGAAATTTAAGGAAGTCCGTCCAGATTTGATTACAATGGACATTACGATGCCTGAAATGGACGGAATCGCAGCGCTAAAGGAAATTAAAAAAATAGATCCTAGTGCCAAGGTTATTATGTGTTCCGCAATGGGACAACAAGCTATGGTAATCGACGCTATTCAAGCAGGTGCTAAAGATTTTATCGTTAAGCCTTTTCAGTCTGACCGTGTTGTAGAAGCTATTAACAAAACATTAGGAGTGTAG
- the fliY gene encoding flagellar motor switch phosphatase FliY, which yields MTSKDYLSQEEIDALLRQSEDSDISGGGSHIDDYLTPLEQDALGEIGNITFGSAATALSTLLGKKVDITTPTVSMITRSQFNDEFPKPHVAVHVTYVDGFEGINSLVIKTRDAQVIADLMLGGEGDPKDEELNEIHVSAVQEAMNQMMGSSATSMSTIFNRFVNISPPGINILDMSSGDGVNSLPSEENLVKISFRLTIGDLIDSTIMQLLTVKFSKDMVNLLINGTEEPEQVPIEAAATLGAPSQAVNTDAPNMHQAPSNTMPPQAAYGMQPEMPYPGMPMQGGYDPNQQMQYAAPPQHFGGMPNRNINVQPIQFSNFQNNPQIQVDPNNLNLLMDIPLKVTVELGRTHKQIKDILELSQGSIVELDKLAGEPVDILVNNKLIAKGEVVVIDENFGVRVIDIVSQWDRIQKIQ from the coding sequence ATGACGAGTAAAGATTATTTATCTCAAGAGGAAATCGATGCACTGTTAAGGCAATCTGAAGATAGTGACATAAGTGGCGGTGGGTCTCATATCGATGATTATTTGACTCCACTTGAACAAGATGCTCTAGGGGAAATTGGTAATATTACATTTGGAAGTGCGGCAACGGCTCTTTCAACATTATTAGGTAAGAAGGTCGACATCACTACACCAACAGTATCCATGATTACACGATCACAATTTAATGATGAGTTCCCCAAACCTCATGTTGCTGTTCATGTAACTTATGTGGATGGATTCGAAGGGATTAACTCTCTCGTAATCAAGACTAGAGATGCCCAAGTCATTGCAGATTTGATGCTAGGTGGCGAAGGTGATCCCAAAGACGAAGAGTTAAATGAAATACATGTTAGTGCTGTACAGGAAGCTATGAATCAAATGATGGGTTCATCAGCAACTTCAATGTCTACGATTTTTAATCGTTTCGTCAATATTTCTCCTCCGGGAATTAATATTCTGGATATGTCTAGTGGCGATGGAGTTAATAGTCTCCCATCTGAAGAAAATCTAGTTAAAATTTCTTTCAGATTAACGATTGGCGATTTAATAGACTCCACTATTATGCAACTCTTAACTGTTAAATTCTCTAAAGACATGGTGAATTTATTGATTAATGGGACAGAAGAGCCTGAACAAGTACCTATTGAAGCTGCAGCGACGTTAGGAGCACCTTCACAAGCTGTTAATACGGATGCTCCAAACATGCATCAGGCGCCATCTAATACGATGCCACCGCAAGCAGCATATGGAATGCAACCTGAAATGCCTTATCCAGGCATGCCGATGCAGGGTGGGTATGATCCAAATCAACAAATGCAATATGCAGCCCCTCCGCAACACTTTGGTGGGATGCCTAATAGGAACATTAATGTGCAACCTATACAGTTTTCTAATTTCCAAAATAATCCACAAATTCAAGTGGATCCGAATAATTTAAATTTATTGATGGACATTCCTCTTAAAGTCACCGTAGAATTAGGTAGGACCCATAAGCAAATTAAGGATATTCTAGAATTGTCACAAGGTTCTATCGTTGAATTGGACAAGCTTGCGGGTGAACCAGTTGATATTCTGGTGAACAACAAGCTAATCGCTAAAGGTGAAGTGGTTGTTATCGACGAGAATTTCGGTGTACGTGTGATAGATATTGTTAGCCAGTGGGACCGAATACAAAAAATACAATAA
- the fliM gene encoding flagellar motor switch protein FliM: MVDVLSQNEIDALLAALSSGEMDAEELKKEETQKKVRSYDFKRAVRFSKDHIRSLTRIHENFARYLTTYFSAQLRTFVQISVVQVEQLPYDEFIRSIPKMTILNIFEAEPLKGRMVMEVHPNVAYAMLDRLLGGLGNAPSKINSLTEIETTIMERIFGRAFESLQEAWKTVLDISPRMEAMETNPQFMQIVSPNETIALISLSTKIGDTTGMINLCIPHVVLEPIMSKLSAHQWFVSEKKTSQPLEVESLKQRVRNANLDIVAELGESKISISEFLGLCAGDVISLNKPVHSGLSIKVGDRLKFIGSPGTLKDRVAVQIDEIVTEGVEEHDE, encoded by the coding sequence TTGGTTGATGTATTATCACAGAATGAGATTGACGCCCTGCTCGCTGCACTTTCTTCAGGGGAAATGGATGCGGAAGAGCTTAAAAAGGAAGAAACTCAGAAGAAAGTTCGCTCGTATGATTTTAAGAGAGCTGTACGCTTTTCCAAAGATCATATTCGTAGCTTAACTCGAATCCATGAAAATTTCGCCCGGTACCTAACAACTTACTTTTCAGCGCAACTTAGAACGTTTGTTCAAATAAGTGTTGTGCAGGTTGAACAATTACCCTACGATGAGTTCATTCGCTCTATCCCTAAGATGACAATCCTTAATATCTTTGAGGCTGAGCCATTAAAAGGTAGAATGGTTATGGAAGTCCATCCGAATGTGGCATATGCTATGCTGGATCGGTTGCTAGGGGGGTTAGGGAATGCACCTTCCAAGATCAATTCGCTGACTGAAATAGAGACGACCATTATGGAACGTATATTTGGAAGAGCATTCGAAAGTTTACAGGAAGCGTGGAAGACTGTTTTGGACATCTCTCCCAGAATGGAAGCGATGGAGACGAATCCACAATTCATGCAAATCGTATCGCCTAATGAAACGATTGCATTGATTTCTCTAAGTACCAAAATAGGTGATACAACAGGAATGATTAACCTCTGTATACCCCATGTAGTCTTGGAACCTATTATGTCCAAATTATCAGCACATCAGTGGTTCGTATCAGAAAAGAAAACCAGTCAGCCTCTCGAAGTTGAATCTTTGAAGCAACGTGTAAGAAATGCCAACTTGGACATTGTAGCAGAACTTGGTGAATCAAAAATATCCATATCAGAATTTTTGGGATTGTGTGCAGGAGATGTCATCAGTTTGAATAAGCCGGTTCATTCTGGACTGTCGATCAAGGTTGGAGATAGACTAAAATTTATTGGCAGTCCAGGTACTTTAAAAGATCGAGTTGCTGTACAGATTGATGAGATTGTCACCGAAGGAGTTGAAGAACATGACGAGTAA
- a CDS encoding flagellar basal body-associated FliL family protein translates to MKKMLPWLITILLAITLIVVAAFLLLPGVFGNDKNNVPAAVQSVDTRHMSADEIVEVTSEITDIKTNLVDLEYIVLMNFAFQLDTAKSKEEFDKIKEIKIKPIILKTLADTKPEDLKGANGKDQFSAKLINLINKTLTTGKLTQIDITNFILTTL, encoded by the coding sequence ATGAAGAAGATGCTGCCCTGGCTAATCACGATTTTGCTAGCCATAACGCTTATTGTAGTAGCTGCATTCTTGTTACTGCCGGGTGTGTTCGGTAATGATAAGAATAATGTCCCAGCTGCTGTTCAATCAGTAGATACAAGACATATGTCAGCTGATGAAATTGTAGAAGTAACATCGGAGATTACCGATATTAAGACTAATCTAGTTGATCTTGAGTATATCGTATTGATGAATTTTGCGTTCCAATTGGATACAGCGAAGTCAAAAGAAGAGTTTGACAAGATTAAAGAAATTAAAATCAAGCCAATTATCCTCAAAACACTTGCTGATACAAAGCCAGAGGATCTTAAAGGGGCTAATGGTAAAGATCAATTTAGCGCAAAATTGATCAATTTGATCAATAAAACTTTGACCACAGGAAAATTGACTCAAATTGATATCACCAACTTTATTCTAACCACACTATAA
- a CDS encoding flagellar FlbD family protein, with amino-acid sequence MISVTRLNGTQMWLNALLIETVEETPDTYITLVTGKRLIVLEKAVDIILLVKQYNLEIGVNNATIKVQQTEETS; translated from the coding sequence ATGATTTCAGTTACTAGATTAAATGGTACTCAAATGTGGTTAAATGCTCTACTTATTGAGACCGTAGAGGAAACACCTGACACGTACATCACATTAGTGACAGGTAAAAGATTAATTGTTCTTGAGAAGGCTGTCGATATCATCTTGTTAGTGAAACAATACAACCTAGAAATTGGCGTTAATAATGCTACTATTAAAGTGCAACAAACGGAGGAAACCTCATGA
- the flgG gene encoding flagellar basal body rod protein FlgG — protein MLRSMYSGVSGMRGFQTKLDVIGNNIANVNTTGFKSSRVMFKDIMSQTTAGVTAPIEGEAGGMNAKQIGLGVTIGSIDTIHLAGSAMTTNVPTDLRIDGDGFFLVKLSEDQEVPFLTRAGNFKIDGNRNLVTADGMFVTDLDGGFITIDEEVTAFTIGADGIINQKMADGTTEPGAQIGIGIVVNPEGLEKIGGNLYRMTLNANPEGELEAVAANNAEAGSGAIVAGQLEMSNVELTGEFTEMIVAQRGFQANSRIITTSDEILQEVVNLKR, from the coding sequence ATGTTAAGATCTATGTATTCAGGCGTTTCAGGTATGCGCGGGTTTCAAACTAAGCTTGATGTAATTGGTAATAATATCGCGAACGTTAATACGACTGGATTTAAATCAAGTCGTGTTATGTTTAAAGACATCATGAGTCAGACTACGGCGGGTGTGACTGCACCCATAGAAGGTGAAGCAGGGGGGATGAACGCTAAACAAATCGGTCTGGGTGTAACCATAGGCTCGATCGATACGATACATTTAGCGGGAAGTGCAATGACGACCAATGTCCCTACGGATTTGCGGATTGATGGGGATGGATTCTTCTTGGTGAAGTTATCTGAAGATCAAGAGGTTCCTTTCTTAACGCGTGCAGGTAACTTCAAAATAGACGGTAATCGAAATCTGGTTACTGCCGATGGAATGTTTGTTACGGATCTTGACGGTGGATTTATTACTATTGATGAAGAAGTCACAGCATTTACTATTGGTGCTGACGGTATCATCAATCAGAAGATGGCGGATGGAACGACAGAGCCGGGGGCTCAGATTGGGATTGGCATAGTGGTAAACCCTGAGGGTCTTGAGAAAATAGGAGGGAATCTGTATCGAATGACTCTGAATGCTAATCCAGAGGGTGAACTTGAGGCAGTAGCTGCTAATAACGCTGAAGCAGGATCAGGAGCTATCGTTGCAGGTCAGCTCGAAATGTCTAACGTAGAATTAACAGGTGAATTTACAGAAATGATCGTTGCACAACGCGGTTTCCAAGCAAATTCACGTATTATAACTACATCAGATGAAATCCTCCAAGAAGTTGTCAACCTGAAACGTTAA
- a CDS encoding TIGR02530 family flagellar biosynthesis protein: MSDRMTIGQLYPSKIYPVSKSSSQRVSQGEQKSGSFEQLLQDNMLKFSNHAMKRLEQRGIEIKQEQMASISNAVNQAAAKGSKESLILFKDMALIVNVPNRTVVTAMDGNSMKDNVFTQIDSAVIIS, encoded by the coding sequence ATGAGTGATCGGATGACCATTGGTCAACTTTATCCCTCCAAAATATATCCAGTTTCTAAATCTTCTAGTCAGAGAGTATCTCAAGGCGAACAGAAAAGTGGCTCCTTTGAGCAACTATTACAGGATAACATGCTTAAATTTAGTAACCATGCTATGAAAAGACTTGAGCAGCGGGGAATTGAGATTAAGCAAGAACAAATGGCAAGCATATCCAACGCAGTTAATCAAGCAGCAGCTAAAGGAAGTAAGGAATCATTAATTTTGTTTAAGGATATGGCTCTAATTGTAAACGTTCCTAATCGGACTGTTGTAACTGCTATGGATGGAAACTCTATGAAAGATAACGTGTTTACTCAGATTGATAGTGCTGTCATTATTTCATAA
- a CDS encoding flagellar hook capping FlgD N-terminal domain-containing protein: MASDIISTKNMWPNYSAANVATASKKDTQTMGKDQFLKIMITQLQNQDPTQPLQDKEFIAQMAQFTSVEQLMNISTQLSASNQSLGSVSGLIGSKVSWVEDANQSTGTNSQIKSGIVTSIIIRDGIQYAAVGDLAIPVSKIIEIGSPDENNTIPSNPDSDSAVNLANTTTQNDSTSSELETDQEPEANEVAI; this comes from the coding sequence ATGGCTTCAGATATTATATCGACAAAAAATATGTGGCCCAACTACTCAGCTGCTAATGTAGCAACTGCAAGTAAGAAGGATACACAAACGATGGGTAAGGATCAGTTCTTGAAAATCATGATCACGCAATTACAGAATCAAGACCCTACTCAGCCCCTGCAAGACAAAGAATTCATTGCTCAGATGGCTCAATTTACATCTGTTGAACAACTGATGAATATATCGACTCAACTATCTGCTTCAAACCAATCTCTAGGTAGTGTATCAGGTTTAATCGGTTCTAAAGTCAGCTGGGTTGAGGATGCCAACCAAAGTACCGGAACTAACTCACAAATTAAGAGTGGAATTGTGACCTCCATTATTATTCGCGATGGTATTCAATATGCTGCTGTAGGAGATCTAGCTATTCCTGTTTCTAAGATTATTGAAATAGGTAGCCCCGATGAGAATAACACAATACCAAGTAATCCTGATTCAGATAGTGCTGTTAATCTTGCGAATACTACAACTCAGAATGATAGTACTTCTTCTGAACTTGAAACTGATCAAGAACCAGAGGCAAATGAGGTAGCAATATGA
- a CDS encoding flagellar hook-length control protein FliK translates to MTLISQSMNMNTSATSKGGTASSKAAGDSAVTAGGLSLDFNQALSQLMQGEVADLQASTSGTATLLEGLLQNVLVGSAEEEEVTTSLTQMLEGLLSETEKLDDVIEENPSLMLVLQAWLQQVNTAINENGSATQEADQGEGTSLPLLAEHPSTIRFAIQDALAQLVTKLQSPETSVNGITEAVKLLSSFQSLVQEVSVAEAQQSKASLSNNVQLSSSIDLTNKNTNHLTTDSIVNVKVATPLATPLNQLRSGLEQSTLQATVINALVTDEANETVTNEESNLPGQSTVTAGQLVMRDGLKTPLVVAAAPVPVEQFASEISKFIINKLDIVKTNAMTEARISLYPEHLGQVDIKITMLNGQMVASFMTEHAGAKELLEQQMSQLRSALQSQGLNVEKLEVTQNQSLQSQMYHDGRQPNSGQQQSNRRSKEREGQTDDSLVVAELTEEINEWLSRQEGSGEGSTFTAKA, encoded by the coding sequence ATGACGTTAATATCTCAAAGTATGAACATGAATACTTCTGCAACAAGTAAAGGTGGAACAGCTAGCTCGAAGGCGGCGGGTGACAGTGCTGTTACAGCTGGTGGATTATCACTTGATTTCAATCAGGCATTGTCACAGCTAATGCAAGGTGAAGTAGCGGATCTTCAAGCTTCCACTTCAGGAACTGCCACATTGCTAGAAGGATTGTTACAAAACGTGTTGGTCGGTAGTGCTGAGGAAGAGGAAGTAACTACGTCACTCACTCAAATGCTAGAAGGCCTTCTTAGTGAAACGGAAAAACTAGATGATGTAATAGAAGAAAATCCGTCACTGATGTTAGTATTGCAAGCTTGGTTACAACAGGTTAATACAGCAATAAATGAGAATGGTAGTGCTACTCAGGAAGCTGATCAAGGAGAGGGAACTTCCCTGCCACTGTTAGCAGAACATCCTTCTACGATCAGATTTGCTATCCAGGATGCTCTAGCGCAGTTAGTAACGAAGCTGCAAAGTCCAGAAACATCGGTTAATGGAATTACTGAGGCAGTAAAATTATTAAGTTCTTTTCAAAGTCTAGTACAGGAAGTTTCAGTGGCAGAGGCACAACAATCCAAAGCTTCGCTATCCAATAACGTACAATTAAGTAGTTCGATAGACCTAACGAATAAGAATACAAACCATTTAACAACAGATTCAATAGTGAATGTGAAGGTAGCAACACCACTTGCCACTCCATTGAATCAACTTAGATCAGGACTTGAACAATCAACTCTTCAAGCTACGGTTATAAACGCTTTAGTAACAGATGAAGCCAATGAAACTGTAACCAATGAAGAATCTAATCTGCCAGGACAAAGTACCGTTACAGCTGGACAGCTTGTTATGAGAGATGGATTAAAGACCCCATTAGTGGTAGCGGCAGCTCCTGTACCTGTAGAACAATTTGCTAGTGAAATTTCAAAATTTATCATTAATAAGTTGGATATTGTAAAGACCAATGCAATGACAGAAGCTAGAATCTCTCTCTATCCAGAGCACTTAGGCCAAGTTGATATCAAAATTACGATGTTAAACGGGCAAATGGTTGCTAGTTTTATGACAGAACATGCAGGAGCTAAGGAATTGCTCGAGCAGCAAATGTCACAACTGCGATCCGCTCTACAATCACAAGGGCTAAATGTTGAAAAGTTGGAAGTTACACAGAACCAATCTCTTCAATCTCAAATGTATCATGACGGTCGCCAACCCAATTCAGGACAGCAGCAATCGAATCGCAGATCGAAAGAGCGTGAGGGCCAGACTGATGATTCCTTAGTAGTTGCAGAACTCACTGAAGAAATAAATGAGTGGTTGAGTAGACAAGAAGGATCAGGTGAGGGTAGTACATTTACAGCTAAAGCATAG
- a CDS encoding MotE family protein, whose translation MAQNDFEVENETSGGFERFLLFMIPIVFTIVLLGVLLALFNTNIRNTFLELANKVPIVEKWVPDPSLDPEKSKLDKTKDQLKSTEATNEELKNKLSEQEAALVKATEGKVEQENKVQELQTQIDTMKQEIADKATVAAAGGETEISSYQQQINDLAKMYADMNPRKSAPIIQNLTQEEIVLLFEAMKTPNRVAILEKMDPKVAAEVTTLMKEAKSSTDLQVAALQSRLKKNQTAATSTPASTKLNETQLSQTFATMTPKSAADLLFQTYKISPDKVLTILNSVDNVTRSAILGKMSTDDSATTAKILNKLMSSK comes from the coding sequence GTGGCTCAAAATGATTTTGAAGTAGAGAATGAAACATCAGGAGGATTCGAACGGTTCTTGTTATTTATGATTCCTATTGTTTTTACTATTGTTCTTCTTGGTGTTCTACTAGCTCTATTTAATACAAATATACGAAATACTTTTCTTGAACTTGCTAACAAGGTTCCTATTGTTGAGAAGTGGGTTCCAGATCCGAGTCTTGATCCGGAGAAGAGCAAATTAGATAAAACGAAGGATCAGCTCAAAAGTACCGAAGCTACTAATGAAGAGCTTAAAAATAAGCTTAGTGAGCAAGAAGCTGCATTAGTTAAGGCTACTGAGGGCAAGGTTGAGCAAGAGAACAAGGTCCAAGAGCTTCAAACGCAAATAGATACAATGAAGCAGGAGATAGCTGATAAAGCAACAGTGGCTGCAGCGGGTGGAGAAACTGAAATTAGTAGCTATCAGCAGCAAATCAATGATCTTGCTAAAATGTATGCTGATATGAATCCTAGAAAATCAGCACCTATTATTCAGAATCTCACGCAAGAGGAAATTGTACTATTGTTTGAAGCCATGAAGACACCCAACAGAGTGGCAATCTTGGAGAAAATGGATCCGAAAGTGGCTGCCGAAGTGACAACTTTGATGAAAGAAGCTAAATCTTCGACGGATCTACAGGTAGCCGCGCTACAGTCTAGGTTAAAGAAAAATCAGACAGCAGCAACTTCAACTCCAGCATCAACAAAACTAAATGAGACCCAGCTAAGTCAAACTTTTGCTACGATGACACCAAAGAGTGCTGCGGATCTCTTATTTCAAACATACAAGATCAGTCCTGATAAAGTATTAACCATATTGAATTCAGTGGACAATGTAACCCGATCAGCGATCCTTGGGAAAATGTCTACTGATGATTCGGCAACAACAGCAAAAATTCTGAACAAGCTTATGAGTTCTAAGTAG
- the fliJ gene encoding flagellar export protein FliJ, protein MRFHYAFQNIVDLKSNEKSQAEWMLSTAIGKLQDEERTLHEFQTNRKQMTDQLQSDVENAASVAEIRVIQTYVEHLDQCIKRKQSDVHRANVVVIKSKDHLTNKMLDEKVWMKSRDKEKDKFQHEMLLKEQNELDEIATVRFAMNSR, encoded by the coding sequence ATGAGATTTCATTATGCGTTTCAGAATATTGTGGATTTGAAAAGCAATGAGAAAAGTCAAGCAGAGTGGATGCTGTCAACTGCGATCGGTAAACTTCAGGATGAAGAAAGAACGTTGCATGAATTTCAAACTAATCGTAAGCAAATGACAGACCAACTTCAATCGGATGTTGAGAATGCGGCCTCTGTTGCTGAAATTAGAGTGATTCAAACTTACGTTGAACATTTAGATCAATGTATTAAGAGAAAACAATCTGATGTTCATAGAGCAAACGTTGTTGTCATTAAAAGTAAAGATCATTTAACGAACAAGATGTTGGATGAAAAGGTATGGATGAAATCACGTGATAAGGAAAAGGATAAATTTCAGCATGAAATGCTCCTCAAGGAACAAAACGAACTGGATGAAATAGCGACTGTAAGATTTGCTATGAACAGCCGATAG
- the fliI gene encoding flagellar protein export ATPase FliI: protein MKVLDSQRYIDHLGPLDPVRVNGKVTQVIGLMVESEGPDANIGDVCLIYPSKSSKPLQAEVVGFRDNKVLLMPLGELQSIGPGCDVVGTGKPLSIQVGSELLGKVLDGLGQPLDGSMIPTRMAFSSTFRAPSNPLNRPRVLEPISIGVRAIDGLLSIGKGQRVGIFAGSGVGKSTLMGMIARNTSADVNVIALIGERGREVLDFIERDLGPEGLKRSVVIVATSDQPALIRIKGALIATTIAEYFRDRGMNVMLMMDSVTRYAMAQREVGLAVGEPPAMRGYTPSVFANLPKLLERAGTGPTGSITAFYTVLVDGDDMNEPIADAVRGILDGHIVLNRNIANKGHFPAIDILASISRVMKDISTDEQNAAAENFKRLLAVYKESEDLINIGAYQRGSNAGIDESMDFIESIWDFSKQKVDEKVTLAEVQERLISEFSRR from the coding sequence ATGAAGGTGCTTGATAGCCAGCGATATATTGATCATTTAGGTCCGCTTGATCCTGTGCGAGTAAATGGAAAAGTGACACAGGTCATTGGTCTAATGGTAGAGTCGGAAGGCCCTGATGCCAACATTGGTGATGTATGTTTAATCTATCCAAGTAAAAGCTCAAAGCCACTTCAAGCAGAGGTAGTAGGTTTTCGTGATAATAAAGTACTCTTGATGCCACTGGGCGAACTGCAGTCAATAGGTCCTGGTTGCGATGTCGTAGGGACAGGCAAGCCGCTTAGTATCCAAGTGGGCTCAGAGCTCTTGGGAAAAGTACTAGATGGTTTAGGTCAGCCTTTGGATGGGTCGATGATCCCAACTCGAATGGCGTTCAGCTCTACCTTCAGAGCGCCCTCTAACCCTCTTAATCGCCCGAGGGTACTTGAACCTATAAGCATAGGTGTGAGGGCTATAGATGGCTTGTTAAGCATTGGTAAGGGGCAACGGGTAGGGATTTTTGCGGGGTCTGGTGTAGGTAAAAGTACTTTGATGGGTATGATTGCTAGAAACACATCAGCCGATGTCAATGTCATAGCGCTTATCGGTGAGCGTGGGCGCGAAGTATTAGATTTCATTGAACGTGATCTAGGTCCAGAAGGTTTGAAGCGTTCAGTAGTTATCGTTGCTACTTCGGATCAACCAGCCTTAATTCGCATCAAGGGTGCGCTTATAGCAACAACTATAGCGGAGTATTTCCGTGATCGGGGTATGAATGTCATGTTGATGATGGATTCGGTCACTCGTTATGCGATGGCACAGCGTGAGGTTGGACTTGCAGTTGGTGAACCACCAGCGATGAGAGGTTATACACCGTCTGTTTTTGCCAATCTGCCGAAGTTGCTAGAGAGAGCTGGGACGGGACCTACAGGGTCTATTACAGCCTTCTATACAGTCCTGGTAGATGGCGATGATATGAATGAACCTATTGCAGATGCCGTACGCGGTATATTAGATGGACATATCGTGTTGAATCGAAATATCGCAAATAAGGGGCATTTTCCTGCAATCGATATTTTGGCGAGTATTTCCCGGGTGATGAAGGACATTTCGACAGATGAGCAAAATGCAGCTGCTGAGAACTTTAAAAGATTGCTCGCAGTCTATAAAGAATCTGAGGATTTAATTAATATTGGTGCATATCAGAGGGGCTCAAATGCAGGGATTGATGAGTCTATGGATTTCATAGAGAGTATTTGGGACTTTAGTAAGCAAAAAGTAGATGAGAAGGTCACACTGGCAGAAGTACAAGAGCGTTTGATTTCCGAATTTTCGAGGAGATGA